Within Sorghum bicolor cultivar BTx623 chromosome 2, Sorghum_bicolor_NCBIv3, whole genome shotgun sequence, the genomic segment CCGATGTTCATTGCGGGTGGCACGGCGTATTGCAGATGGAGGATGAACTGGTACAGCGGGTCTGGCTGGATGAGGCCCAGCCGGACTGCTCCCTTCACCAGCGCCGTGCCGAGCAGCGGGAGCAGAATGTATCTAACAACTATGACGCCAGCTATCACCGACGGTGGAACACTTGCACCGCCTCGTACTCCTGGTAATAAGAGTTTCACGCATCATGCTTTTTGTTGTGCTCATCAGGTTTGATTTATGTGTTTTGCTTTCTCATAATATATGACAGTTAAAGATGACTCAACGTTATATGCATGCATGACACTGTTGTTTGTATGTGATCAGAGCAAAGCAAAGTTACCGTTCAGAAGGTTTGCTCCCATTATCAATGTGATGGACGGAATTGCTCCTCCACTGCATGAAAATGGTTAGATATGCAGACTAACTAGAGGTAAGGGGTAACTGGCAAGGCAACATCAAAGGAACAATGGGATTGACAAAAAAAGGATGACAAAATTAACTGATCAAGAGGACCAAGTATGTTCAGAAAGCGTAGGACTATATATACCCTATCAATTCAGCCGATTCCTGCAGGACACGAAGTGGGGCGCTGTCACCAATTATAGCATTTCTAATCAGAGGTGTTCCTCCAATTATGAAACCGACAATCTACAAAGGCCAATATATTATATCATTATGTTCAAATCAGTAGAGACAAGCGATCTAACAAAATGGCCTTCTTTTGAGATTTTAAGGTTGCAGAGATATCTTGCCAATATAGTTGTGATCGCAGCAATTACCATCGAGTTTCAGTTAAAAAATAAACATGATATGCTACTAAAGTAGAGTTATAGCTCATCAAACCAGTGTACCACTGCAATAGTTGAAGGAGCAAAGAGCTTCTTCAAGTCAACAGCTTCAGAAATTGATGATAAAACCTTCTGTGCTCTCTCCAACATTGAATGCTGCACAATTTTAATTCTTATAGTGCCGCAAGCAATCAAGCAAAACCGTAGAACATTTAGACCAGCGCAACTTGTACTTGTGGAAGAAAGAGCTTTCATCATTGACAAACCTTATCTTTAGTTGGACGTATGCTTGTCAATATCAAAGGGAGTGTACATTCATCGGCGCAATCATTTGAGGCGGAGCAGTTCTCTTCGGCAACACTTCCTATAGCATTTCCTGAATTTAACACTTTTGTTTCATTTGTTTGAGCATCAGCATCTCCTTCCGTCAAATTTGATGTGACACGGACAATATTATATGCAATCGACCACACAAAAACAGCACCAATCTGTAGCAAGCCATTCACGTTAGTGATTGAGTCTTGCAACTGATTACAAGAATAAGCAGGCTTACAAGACATGGAAATTATATTAAATACTCAAGCAGCAATTGACTTACAGCCATTGAGAGTGAAGAATATGCTAGTCCAATATTCTGACAAACATCAGCTGCTCCAAACGGGCTTCCCTTCTCTTGGCAAAGAGCTGGAATGATGATAAGAAAAATGTTGCCCAAATTGCCTGCATTCAACCAGCAAGTTGGCAACAATTTttgaaagataagaaaagaacaAAGTATGGGTTGTACTAAATCCATCCTATTTCGCGGTTAATGACCAGTCGATTGCTATGTCTAATCAGGGTCAAATATCTTAATAACAACATAGCATTACAATATTAAATAGATAGGAGAAGATAAATATTCAGAGAAAGAGGATTTTTGAGCACGAGAGAAAGGGGCTTAGAAAGTTAGAATTGCTGAACAGGTAACAAACTAGGTCGTTTTGGCTTCTAGATTCTAGTAACGAAGGGGACATGTGCACTATACTATTTGTGAAACTAAACTTGCACCAGTTTTTTGGCTATCAAGGCTTCCACTAGTGGTTGGCCACTGCCGCAATGTATAAACTATGAAGACAGTGCGTTTTGTAAgataaatgaaaaatattttggtGGTTGTTGCTTTTGATTTGGTTACTACTAAGTAGTGTTCGGAAGCCTGTATCTAACAGCAATgcataagttttttttttttttttttttttttttgacaacgaAACTAGATTTTTCAGCTGTCGTTTTTCACTTGTACTTGattcttgtttccttgcttgaCTATTTACTGGTATCATTCTGACTTGCTTAAAGTTGAAGTCTATAAGATTTTCAAAGGAATAAAGTGGGTAAAGAATGTATATGTCTGAAGTAAGTTTTGCTCTGCACAGCCAACCTAAACTAGAGCCATTCCCTTGAAATATGAACTAAAGCCATGAGAATAATTTCTCCTTCACAAAGCACCAAAATCTAGAGCAAATAGACATCCATATAGTCTATCTGACATAGCAATAAACATTTGAAGGTTCTGCACTAAGTTTATCTAAAATTTGAAGTTTAATAATTATTTCTTGATGTAAAAAAAATGTGTATGAGTACATTTAGTTACCAGCAGAACAACAACCCAAAATGAGGCCTCTTAGCTTGGCAGGTGCTCTTGTAACTTTTACCACAATCCATCCAAAGGATAAACCAAAGGTAAAAGCAAGAAGAATATTTACTGGCATAAACCACCTGAATCAAGGAACAGAAGTAATCCTCTTATTTATTTCTCATTAGCAATTATAATATAATACACTAAAAGTACTTGGATACGCCGGATAGTCAGAGTAGCACTTAGCCACTTAACTGCCGTTATTGAATACTCACAGTTTGGCCAAGCTTTCCATGGTGATTGTTTTTGCCAAATAGATTGCAACAAGAGAGGGACTGAATACATAAAATACTATCTgaagattaaaaaaaaagagatagaaATTTTTAGAAAAGGATGTTGTGGCCCATGGCCAGTACTAATATGATAAAATTATGACACGATATGTTAAACCTCTTTGCTGTAGAAAAAATAGTAAAATTATTACTGCTTTCATGCAGCCTTTTATTACTTACATTGTTTAAATGTTTTCTTGCTTCTTTGCTTAGTATGCCAGCAAAATCGGTTGCCAAAAACGACCCAACACCAGTTACCAGAAGCATGTTAA encodes:
- the LOC8064860 gene encoding protein PIN-LIKES 3 isoform X1 — its product is MDLLELFVTACVPVFNMLLVTGVGSFLATDFAGILSKEARKHLNNIVFYVFSPSLVAIYLAKTITMESLAKLWFMPVNILLAFTFGLSFGWIVVKVTRAPAKLRGLILGCCSAGNLGNIFLIIIPALCQEKGSPFGAADVCQNIGLAYSSLSMAIGAVFVWSIAYNIVRVTSNLTEGDADAQTNETKVLNSGNAIGSVAEENCSASNDCADECTLPLILTSIRPTKDKHSMLERAQKVLSSISEAVDLKKLFAPSTIAVIVGFIIGGTPLIRNAIIGDSAPLRVLQESAELIGGGAIPSITLIMGANLLNGVRGGASVPPSVIAGVIVVRYILLPLLGTALVKGAVRLGLIQPDPLYQFILHLQYAVPPAMNIGTIMQLFGVGESECSVIFVWVYALASVAVTIWSAFFMWTLS
- the LOC8064860 gene encoding protein PIN-LIKES 1 isoform X2, whose product is MDLLELFVTACVPVFNMLLVTGVGSFLATDFAGILSKEARKHLNNIVFYVFSPSLVAIYLAKTITMESLAKLWFMPVNILLAFTFGLSFGWIVVKVTRAPAKLRGLILGCCSAGNLGNIFLIIIPALCQEKGSPFGAADVCQNIGLAYSSLSMAIGAVFVWSIAYNIVRVTSNLTEGDADAQTNETKVLNSGNAIGSVAEENCSASNDCADECTLPLILTSIRPTKDKIVGFIIGGTPLIRNAIIGDSAPLRVLQESAELIGGGAIPSITLIMGANLLNGVRGGASVPPSVIAGVIVVRYILLPLLGTALVKGAVRLGLIQPDPLYQFILHLQYAVPPAMNIGTIMQLFGVGESECSVIFVWVYALASVAVTIWSAFFMWTLS
- the LOC8064860 gene encoding protein PIN-LIKES 3 isoform X3, which encodes MWFMPVNILLAFTFGLSFGWIVVKVTRAPAKLRGLILGCCSAGNLGNIFLIIIPALCQEKGSPFGAADVCQNIGLAYSSLSMAIGAVFVWSIAYNIVRVTSNLTEGDADAQTNETKVLNSGNAIGSVAEENCSASNDCADECTLPLILTSIRPTKDKHSMLERAQKVLSSISEAVDLKKLFAPSTIAVIVGFIIGGTPLIRNAIIGDSAPLRVLQESAELIGGGAIPSITLIMGANLLNGVRGGASVPPSVIAGVIVVRYILLPLLGTALVKGAVRLGLIQPDPLYQFILHLQYAVPPAMNIGTIMQLFGVGESECSVIFVWVYALASVAVTIWSAFFMWTLS